In Phycisphaeraceae bacterium, a single genomic region encodes these proteins:
- a CDS encoding helix-turn-helix domain-containing protein: MAATRPQPVPRKAKPAQAGRAAVPTDAVFTIDELAIYLKLPKRTLYKLAQEGTIPGHKVGRHWRFHREVIDRWLGNTPHKEQMRR, encoded by the coding sequence ATGGCCGCGACCCGCCCTCAGCCAGTCCCCCGAAAAGCCAAGCCCGCCCAGGCGGGCCGGGCTGCCGTCCCGACCGACGCGGTCTTCACGATCGACGAGCTGGCGATCTACCTGAAGCTCCCGAAGCGGACGCTCTACAAGCTGGCGCAGGAGGGCACGATCCCCGGCCACAAGGTGGGGAGGCATTGGCGGTTCCACCGCGAAGTGATCGATCGTTGGCTGGGCAACACGCCGCACAAGGAGCAGATGAGGCGCTGA
- a CDS encoding class I SAM-dependent methyltransferase, which produces MSAPATIDDRREAERQKYLALGQRTGGRYGSSNHGRRAIVSVLLRQPRFVVDFGCGSNDFIHELRRRGADGLGIDFADDRADILAPMHAVPLAAGIADVVTSFDAIEHLLPEDVDPALAEMRRVARPGAAFVLSVSTRPSRITAHGENLHPTVRPRAWWLERIERVGQIERGRSGGGGYIEGVFHA; this is translated from the coding sequence GTGAGTGCTCCTGCCACCATCGACGATCGCCGCGAGGCCGAGCGGCAGAAGTACCTCGCGCTCGGGCAGCGGACCGGCGGCCGTTACGGCAGCAGCAACCACGGTCGACGTGCGATCGTGTCGGTGCTGCTGCGACAGCCGCGCTTCGTCGTCGACTTCGGCTGCGGCAGCAACGACTTCATCCACGAGCTGCGACGCCGGGGTGCCGACGGGCTCGGGATCGACTTCGCCGACGACCGAGCCGACATCCTCGCGCCGATGCACGCGGTTCCGCTGGCGGCGGGCATCGCCGACGTCGTCACGAGCTTCGATGCGATCGAGCACCTGCTGCCGGAGGATGTCGACCCCGCGCTCGCCGAGATGCGGCGCGTCGCCCGACCCGGCGCGGCCTTCGTGCTCTCGGTGTCGACGCGACCGAGCCGGATCACCGCACACGGCGAGAACCTCCATCCGACGGTGCGGCCGCGGGCGTGGTGGCTCGAGCGGATCGAACGCGTCGGCCAGATCGAGCGCGGCCGTTCCGGGGGCGGTGGCTACATCGAGGGGGTGTTCCATGCGTGA
- a CDS encoding DUF2190 family protein: protein MALATFIHEGRSIDYTPGTDVAAGAVVVQGELVGIAKLDIKANTLGALAVAGVFDITKATGAGTAITAGAFVHWDATNSIATTADGGGANKRIGKAVAAAATTDAKVRVRLSQ from the coding sequence ATGGCACTCGCCACGTTCATCCATGAGGGCCGCTCGATCGACTACACGCCCGGCACTGATGTCGCCGCCGGCGCGGTGGTCGTGCAGGGCGAGCTCGTCGGCATCGCCAAACTCGACATCAAGGCCAACACGCTCGGGGCGCTCGCGGTCGCGGGCGTCTTCGACATCACCAAGGCGACCGGCGCGGGCACCGCGATCACCGCGGGCGCGTTCGTTCACTGGGACGCGACCAACTCCATCGCCACGACCGCCGACGGCGGAGGCGCGAACAAGCGGATCGGCAAGGCCGTCGCCGCGGCCGCGACCACCGACGCCAAGGTGCGCGTGCGTCTGTCGCAGTGA
- a CDS encoding Mu-like prophage major head subunit gpT family protein yields the protein MPTVTEKPRVLHLCAPVTDWNAIEASDAHAAGDRPSLRRFSMTAYTGGAMTLAGWPHPVVVDLAGMRVAAKSRPILKDHNRSLIVGHTDSIGVQNSQLQVTGVVSGAGPVAREIVESSLNGFPWQASLGAVAQRVEFVAKGRTARVNGREFAGPLHIARESVLGEVSFVALGADDDTTAQIAAARPGRAAAQETNTMTFEQWLEAKGFADADLNDAQRASLEALFASESATGTEPATEDPDDTDPATVAAQMRAEAAAESARIAAIRRLCAASGGSRHAELEAKAIADGWDATRTELELLRAERPALATGGVRRDGDAGTTARVVEAALCLSAGIPEAEVGKWYDQRTMNAAVAGRLQGAGVHTALGYAIEAIGGSSRTTHVDNDFILTAFEADRQLRAQERAERAIRASGGGFSTISLSGILSNVANKAMLAAYQAVDSVVAMFCGEADVADFKEVTRYRLTGNGVFEKVGADGELKHATLSEESYTNRVETFGRIFALTRQMIINDDLGAFLQIPRIIGRMSALKREEAVFELLLANPGTFFSVGNKNFISGVDTALSIDALTKAEQTFMDQTDSDGKPILISPSVLLVPTALKVTAQQLMTETRVNETTSADKPKPANNPHAGKWKPVASPYLNAQGIPGGSAKAWYLFANPADVAAIEIAYLRGRRVPTIESGETNFNTLGMQWRGYFDFGVAMQDRRAAVKVKGEA from the coding sequence ATGCCGACGGTGACTGAGAAGCCGCGGGTGCTGCACCTCTGCGCGCCCGTCACCGACTGGAACGCCATCGAGGCGTCCGACGCGCACGCCGCCGGGGACCGACCGTCGCTGCGCCGCTTCAGCATGACCGCCTACACCGGCGGCGCGATGACGCTCGCGGGCTGGCCGCATCCGGTGGTCGTTGACCTCGCGGGGATGCGCGTCGCGGCCAAGAGCCGTCCGATCCTCAAGGACCACAACCGCTCATTGATCGTCGGCCACACCGACTCGATCGGCGTTCAGAACTCGCAGCTTCAGGTGACCGGCGTCGTCAGCGGCGCTGGTCCCGTGGCGCGGGAGATCGTCGAGTCGAGCCTCAACGGATTCCCGTGGCAGGCGTCGCTCGGCGCGGTGGCCCAGCGCGTCGAGTTCGTCGCCAAGGGACGCACCGCCCGGGTCAACGGCCGCGAGTTCGCCGGGCCACTTCACATCGCACGCGAGTCGGTCCTCGGCGAGGTCAGCTTCGTTGCGCTCGGGGCCGACGACGACACGACCGCACAGATCGCAGCGGCGCGCCCCGGACGCGCTGCCGCTCAGGAGACCAACACCATGACCTTCGAACAGTGGCTGGAGGCGAAGGGATTCGCCGACGCGGACCTCAACGACGCCCAGCGCGCAAGCCTTGAGGCGCTCTTCGCCAGCGAGTCGGCGACGGGCACCGAGCCCGCGACCGAAGACCCGGACGACACCGACCCCGCGACCGTCGCCGCGCAGATGCGGGCCGAGGCCGCCGCCGAGTCGGCGCGTATCGCCGCGATCCGTCGGCTGTGCGCTGCGAGCGGTGGCAGCCGCCACGCCGAGCTCGAAGCCAAGGCGATCGCCGACGGCTGGGATGCGACGCGCACCGAGCTCGAACTGCTCCGCGCCGAGCGCCCTGCCCTCGCGACTGGCGGGGTGCGCCGCGACGGCGATGCCGGAACCACGGCCCGCGTCGTCGAGGCGGCGCTCTGCCTCTCCGCGGGCATCCCCGAAGCCGAAGTCGGCAAGTGGTACGACCAGCGCACCATGAACGCGGCCGTCGCCGGTCGCCTTCAAGGCGCGGGCGTACACACGGCGCTCGGGTACGCGATCGAAGCCATCGGCGGCTCCTCGCGCACCACGCACGTCGACAACGACTTCATCCTGACCGCCTTCGAGGCCGATCGGCAGCTGCGCGCCCAGGAACGCGCCGAGCGAGCGATCCGCGCCTCGGGCGGCGGCTTCAGCACGATCAGCCTCTCAGGCATCCTCTCGAACGTCGCCAACAAGGCGATGCTCGCGGCGTACCAAGCGGTCGACAGCGTCGTCGCGATGTTCTGCGGCGAGGCGGACGTGGCCGACTTCAAGGAGGTCACGCGCTACCGGCTCACCGGCAACGGCGTCTTCGAGAAGGTCGGTGCCGACGGCGAGCTGAAGCATGCCACCCTCAGCGAGGAGTCGTACACCAATCGCGTCGAGACCTTCGGCCGGATCTTCGCGCTCACGCGGCAGATGATCATCAACGACGACCTCGGAGCCTTCCTCCAGATCCCGCGCATCATCGGCCGTATGTCGGCGCTGAAGCGCGAGGAGGCGGTCTTCGAGCTCCTGCTCGCCAACCCGGGGACGTTCTTCTCCGTCGGCAACAAGAACTTCATCTCGGGCGTGGACACGGCGCTGTCGATCGATGCGCTCACCAAGGCCGAGCAGACGTTCATGGACCAGACGGACTCGGACGGCAAGCCGATCCTGATCTCGCCGTCCGTGCTGCTGGTGCCGACGGCGCTCAAGGTCACCGCGCAGCAGCTCATGACCGAGACGCGGGTCAACGAGACGACCTCGGCCGACAAGCCCAAGCCCGCCAACAACCCGCACGCGGGCAAGTGGAAGCCCGTCGCCAGCCCGTACCTCAACGCGCAGGGCATCCCGGGCGGCAGTGCGAAGGCGTGGTACCTGTTCGCCAACCCCGCCGACGTCGCGGCGATCGAGATCGCGTACCTGCGCGGTCGTCGCGTCCCGACCATCGAGAGCGGCGAGACCAACTTCAACACGCTGGGCATGCAGTGGCGCGGCTACTTCGACTTTGGCGTTGCCATGCAGGACCGCCGCGCGGCCGTCAAGGTCAAGGGCGAGGCGTGA
- a CDS encoding phage portal protein, which yields MLGFFTRKPKTDAAPRQIAPTKGGRVVRVVRAGFDSAVTNDHNRRHWANADGLSADAAASPEVRRTLRNRARYEVANNSYARGIVLTLANDVIGTGPRLQLLTDSAEANQRIEREFTRWAKAIRLPEKLRTMRMARAQDGEAFLVLTDNPRLPTAIKLDVRLVEADQVTTPDLMTLLEGSVDGLVFDEFGNPIEYHVLKEHPGGTGSAMLGFEYDRVPAEAVIHFFRVDRAGQSRGIPDITPALPLFAQLRRYTLAVLGAAETAADFAGILYTDTPANGEAESVEPMDSIELEARSLLTMPGGWKMAQVQAEQPSTTYAEFKRELLNEIARCLNMPFNVAAGNSSGYNYASGRLDHQTYFKSIRVEQEHIACVVLDRILAAWLREAVLVSDLLPLPIRTLVARGESGGLARQWFWDGHEHVDPAKEATAQATRLASHTTTLANEYAKQGRDWETELRQRAKELALMAELGLPSAAAGPSQETEPANVTEDDDADGD from the coding sequence GTGCTCGGTTTCTTCACGCGCAAGCCGAAGACCGACGCTGCGCCGCGGCAGATCGCGCCGACCAAGGGCGGCCGGGTGGTCCGCGTTGTCCGCGCCGGATTCGACTCGGCGGTCACCAACGACCACAACCGCCGCCACTGGGCCAACGCCGACGGCCTGAGCGCCGATGCAGCCGCATCGCCCGAGGTGCGCCGCACGCTCCGCAACCGTGCCCGCTATGAGGTCGCCAACAACTCCTACGCGCGTGGCATCGTCCTGACGCTCGCCAACGACGTCATCGGCACCGGCCCTCGGCTCCAGCTCTTGACCGACAGCGCCGAAGCCAACCAGCGCATCGAGCGTGAGTTCACGCGCTGGGCCAAGGCGATCCGCCTGCCCGAGAAGCTCCGCACGATGCGGATGGCTCGGGCTCAGGACGGCGAGGCCTTCCTCGTCCTGACCGACAACCCTCGTCTGCCGACAGCGATCAAGCTCGATGTGCGGTTGGTCGAGGCCGATCAGGTCACGACGCCCGATCTCATGACGCTGCTTGAGGGCAGCGTCGACGGCCTCGTCTTCGACGAGTTCGGCAACCCCATCGAGTACCACGTCCTCAAGGAACACCCCGGCGGCACCGGCAGCGCGATGCTCGGCTTCGAGTACGACCGCGTGCCCGCCGAGGCGGTGATCCACTTCTTCCGTGTCGACCGCGCGGGCCAGTCGCGGGGCATCCCCGACATCACGCCGGCGCTGCCGCTTTTCGCGCAGCTCCGCCGCTACACGCTGGCGGTGCTCGGCGCTGCGGAAACAGCCGCCGACTTCGCGGGCATCCTCTACACCGACACGCCCGCCAACGGCGAGGCCGAGAGCGTCGAGCCGATGGACTCGATCGAGCTCGAGGCGCGGTCGCTGCTGACGATGCCGGGCGGCTGGAAGATGGCGCAGGTCCAGGCGGAGCAGCCGTCGACGACCTACGCCGAGTTCAAGCGCGAGCTTCTCAACGAGATCGCCCGCTGCCTGAACATGCCATTCAACGTCGCGGCGGGCAACTCGTCGGGCTACAACTACGCCTCGGGTCGCCTCGACCACCAGACGTACTTCAAGTCGATCCGCGTCGAGCAGGAGCACATCGCGTGCGTCGTGCTCGACCGCATCCTCGCGGCCTGGCTCCGCGAGGCGGTGCTCGTCTCCGATCTCCTGCCGCTTCCGATCCGCACGCTCGTCGCCCGCGGCGAGTCCGGCGGCCTTGCGCGCCAGTGGTTCTGGGATGGGCATGAGCACGTCGACCCGGCGAAGGAGGCGACGGCGCAGGCAACGCGCCTGGCGAGCCACACCACGACGCTCGCCAACGAGTACGCCAAGCAGGGACGCGACTGGGAGACGGAGCTGCGGCAGCGCGCGAAGGAACTCGCGCTGATGGCTGAGCTCGGGCTGCCTTCTGCAGCCGCTGGCCCGTCGCAGGAAACTGAACCCGCGAACGTGACGGAGGACGACGATGCCGACGGTGACTGA
- a CDS encoding nucleoside triphosphate pyrophosphohydrolase family protein, which translates to MSPTLSFRDYQREAATTDLAVGQDLKAIMVPLLGLAGEAGSLLSEYKKFLREGERYKPFTDQVSEEIGDILWYLANIAQKAGLDLQEIAEENLGKLRQRWPQEDGQGAGLFPLHSRYDAAYPDGERLPTTIRVEFRDVLVNGVTKLQMTCDGRVLGDPLTDNSHVEDGYRYHDVFHLTNATLLGWSPVVRSKSLLYVKRKSNLPLEEVEDGARAAVTEEAISALVFAHAMDYSFFESTTSVDYEVLRSIALMTRPFEVRDRSPREWERAILQGYAVWRQMIAGRGGVFVGDAVAQSVSYEPLPTAPSSTPLVPSGEEGPGRLPV; encoded by the coding sequence ATGAGCCCGACGCTCTCTTTCAGAGACTACCAGCGAGAGGCTGCCACTACGGATCTCGCCGTAGGCCAGGACCTCAAGGCGATTATGGTGCCGCTCTTGGGGCTTGCCGGTGAGGCGGGGTCACTTCTCTCGGAGTACAAGAAGTTCCTCCGCGAGGGCGAACGGTACAAGCCGTTCACCGATCAGGTGTCCGAGGAGATTGGCGACATCCTTTGGTATCTGGCCAACATCGCGCAGAAGGCCGGACTCGATCTCCAAGAGATCGCCGAGGAGAATCTCGGCAAGTTGCGGCAGCGCTGGCCGCAAGAGGACGGGCAGGGCGCTGGCCTGTTTCCGCTGCACAGCCGCTACGACGCGGCGTATCCAGATGGTGAGCGCCTGCCCACCACGATCCGTGTCGAGTTTCGTGACGTCCTCGTCAATGGCGTGACGAAGCTGCAGATGACCTGCGATGGAAGGGTGCTCGGCGACCCGCTGACGGACAATTCGCATGTTGAGGATGGCTATCGCTACCACGACGTGTTCCATCTCACCAACGCAACTCTGCTTGGCTGGTCTCCGGTCGTCCGGAGCAAGTCGCTGCTCTATGTCAAGCGGAAGTCGAACCTCCCGCTCGAAGAGGTCGAGGACGGCGCAAGGGCCGCGGTGACTGAGGAAGCGATCTCAGCGCTCGTGTTCGCTCACGCCATGGACTATTCCTTCTTTGAGAGCACCACGAGTGTCGACTACGAAGTGCTGCGTTCAATCGCACTGATGACGCGCCCATTCGAGGTTCGAGACCGGTCTCCGCGCGAGTGGGAGCGTGCGATTCTGCAGGGATACGCCGTGTGGCGGCAGATGATCGCAGGTCGCGGAGGCGTCTTCGTCGGCGACGCGGTTGCCCAAAGTGTGAGCTACGAACCTCTGCCAACGGCCCCGAGCTCGACGCCTCTCGTTCCTTCAGGCGAAGAGGGGCCTGGACGTCTACCGGTGTAA
- a CDS encoding ImmA/IrrE family metallo-endopeptidase: protein MSPHIAAAREAMRSAFATRRALGIAREESVNIFDVAIALGVEVRFQDAPSLEGMFARDPHPLILLPSSRHRPLPRIRYSCAHELGHSQLGHGTHVAEYLDPRSGQRDRSAEEMAADTFATSLLMPRPAVLARFASHDCSVHSASPSQLFVIAGELGVGFTTLVRHLQYGLELISAASTTALLRSSPKQIRGELSGDPSAPPLTIVGRAWPSVPVDLEVGDLLGVPMGLDISGGGMINGPSSAEYTFLRAERPGEFRPTIGGRQVRARVARHGFVGQLKYRYLDDPEG from the coding sequence GTGAGCCCACATATCGCGGCCGCGCGCGAAGCCATGCGAAGCGCATTCGCAACGCGTCGAGCGCTCGGGATCGCGCGCGAGGAGTCCGTGAACATCTTCGACGTTGCGATCGCGCTGGGCGTAGAGGTCCGTTTCCAGGACGCCCCATCTCTGGAGGGCATGTTTGCTCGAGATCCACACCCACTGATCCTGCTTCCTTCGAGCAGGCATCGTCCCCTGCCGCGCATCCGCTACTCCTGCGCACACGAGCTTGGACACTCTCAACTCGGGCATGGCACGCACGTAGCCGAATACCTCGATCCTCGCTCCGGTCAACGAGATCGTTCCGCAGAGGAAATGGCCGCCGACACCTTTGCCACGAGCCTGCTGATGCCTCGGCCAGCCGTACTCGCTCGCTTCGCAAGCCACGACTGTAGCGTCCACTCCGCGAGCCCATCGCAGCTCTTCGTCATTGCAGGAGAGCTCGGCGTTGGATTCACAACGCTTGTGCGGCATCTCCAGTACGGACTTGAACTGATCAGCGCGGCATCAACGACCGCACTCCTACGTTCATCGCCGAAGCAGATCCGTGGTGAGCTGTCGGGCGATCCGAGCGCGCCGCCACTCACGATCGTCGGGCGGGCATGGCCCTCAGTTCCGGTAGATTTGGAGGTCGGCGATCTCCTCGGAGTGCCGATGGGTCTCGACATCTCGGGCGGCGGCATGATCAACGGCCCCTCGAGCGCCGAGTACACCTTCTTACGGGCCGAACGGCCGGGTGAATTCCGCCCAACAATCGGGGGGCGTCAGGTTCGCGCGCGCGTCGCACGCCACGGCTTCGTGGGGCAGTTGAAGTACCGCTACCTCGATGACCCGGAAGGATGA
- a CDS encoding helix-turn-helix transcriptional regulator, whose amino-acid sequence MSLAHTQPDAVGQRLRWAREQAGLSQGQVARMLDLHRPTISQIESGQRTIRPDEVNRLAEIYGVKEAWIIKGDSVTDEALDPRVELAARHLSRLRSEDLDTILQLIKVLRSRPEDAR is encoded by the coding sequence ATGAGCCTCGCCCACACGCAGCCTGACGCCGTTGGACAACGACTCAGATGGGCACGCGAACAGGCCGGACTATCGCAGGGGCAGGTAGCACGCATGCTCGACCTTCATCGGCCAACGATCTCGCAGATCGAGTCCGGGCAGCGGACGATACGGCCCGACGAAGTCAATCGCCTTGCCGAGATCTACGGTGTGAAAGAAGCTTGGATCATCAAGGGCGACTCGGTTACCGACGAGGCACTCGATCCACGTGTCGAGCTTGCAGCAAGGCATCTGAGCCGTCTTCGGAGTGAGGATCTGGACACGATTCTACAACTCATCAAGGTCCTGCGTTCACGCCCGGAGGATGCTCGGTGA
- a CDS encoding DUF1643 domain-containing protein: protein MNADARFSPCRRYRYLLKRRWAREKPFVLFIGLNPSTADETLDDPTVRRCVGFARSWGYGGLMLANLFAFRSTCPRRLTQVRDPVGPENDDWLVRSARSAGLVVAAWGVHGTLQDRADAVVGQLPDLYCLGTTRAGAPRHPLYLSANTPLQPFVPAHSTSTA, encoded by the coding sequence ATGAACGCAGACGCCAGATTCTCGCCATGTCGTCGGTATCGCTACCTCCTGAAGCGCCGGTGGGCTCGGGAGAAGCCCTTCGTGCTGTTCATCGGCTTGAATCCTTCGACTGCCGACGAGACGCTCGACGATCCGACGGTCCGCCGGTGCGTTGGATTCGCTCGTTCGTGGGGTTACGGAGGCCTAATGCTGGCGAACCTGTTTGCGTTCCGGTCGACGTGCCCCCGCCGACTGACTCAGGTACGAGATCCCGTCGGCCCGGAGAACGACGACTGGCTGGTTCGATCGGCGCGATCGGCGGGGCTCGTCGTAGCTGCATGGGGCGTACACGGAACGCTACAGGATCGAGCGGACGCGGTCGTCGGACAGCTTCCCGACCTCTATTGCCTTGGTACGACTCGGGCAGGCGCGCCCCGGCACCCGCTGTACCTATCCGCGAATACTCCGCTTCAACCCTTCGTGCCCGCACATTCGACGTCGACGGCTTGA
- a CDS encoding phage terminase large subunit family protein: MATIDPRNLKPSDACRLLNSTPLGEVIAERQLHRHRTRAGFRIGDGKTVDLFRYVAWLISIRHAPKPDAQKNALSGYDAERERQRARAAALSLSGRNIGELPPVGDPERKDRCSRSFRAFCDTYFPQTFHLPWSDDHLKVIAKIEQAVLEGGLFAMAMPRGSGKTTLCEIACLWAILIGARQFVCLIGSDEEHAASMLESIKSELENNDRLLDDFPEACFPIRCLEGIHQRASGQLYHGEPTHIGWTAKEMVMPTIADSRASGAIIAVAGITGRIRGMKRKLPDGQSVRPSLVLIDDPQTDESARSPSQCAARERILAGAILGLAGPGKKIAGLMTLTVVRPDDLADRLLDRERHPTWQGERTKMVYAFPTDETLWARYAELRADGLRNDRGIGEATAFYEANRAAMDDGAVVAWPARFNHDERSAIQHAMNLRYLDEAAFWAEYQNEPLPEVTADDDLLTAEQIAAKTNGIPRGVVPTTCTRLTMFIDVQGKLLYWLVAAWEDDFTGYVVDYGAWPDQKAAYFALRDARVTLQTALPRAGQEGAIYAGLEALVAERVGRSWRRDDGSEVRIERCLIDANWGQSSDVVYQFCRQTSFGGIVMPGHGRYVGASSIPFAEHKRKRGERVGLNWRVPVVTGRRGVRHALFDSNYWKSFVHARLAVPMGDPGCLSLFGRAAESHRLLADHLTSEYRVQTSGRGRTVDEWKLRLSGADNHWLDCLVGAAVAASMQGTVLFGTDAKPETRPRVRLSEIRRAKA; this comes from the coding sequence GTGGCGACGATTGACCCGCGCAACCTCAAGCCGAGCGACGCGTGCCGCCTGCTCAACTCGACCCCGCTGGGCGAGGTGATCGCCGAGCGGCAACTGCATCGCCACCGCACGCGCGCTGGCTTCCGGATTGGGGACGGCAAGACGGTCGACCTCTTCCGCTATGTCGCCTGGCTCATCTCGATCCGGCACGCGCCGAAGCCAGACGCGCAGAAGAACGCGCTCAGCGGCTACGACGCCGAGCGAGAGCGGCAACGCGCCCGCGCCGCGGCTCTCTCGCTGTCGGGCCGCAACATCGGCGAGCTGCCGCCGGTCGGCGATCCCGAGCGGAAGGACCGCTGCTCGCGGTCGTTCCGGGCCTTCTGCGACACCTACTTCCCGCAGACGTTCCACCTGCCGTGGTCGGACGACCACCTGAAGGTGATCGCCAAGATCGAGCAGGCGGTGCTCGAGGGCGGGCTCTTCGCGATGGCGATGCCCAGAGGTTCCGGCAAGACGACGCTGTGCGAGATCGCATGCCTCTGGGCAATCCTGATCGGCGCGCGGCAGTTCGTGTGCCTGATCGGAAGCGACGAGGAGCACGCCGCGTCGATGCTGGAGAGCATCAAGAGCGAGCTGGAGAACAACGACCGGCTGCTCGACGACTTCCCCGAGGCGTGCTTCCCGATCCGCTGCCTCGAGGGCATCCACCAGCGGGCCTCGGGCCAGCTCTACCACGGCGAGCCGACGCACATCGGCTGGACCGCGAAGGAGATGGTGATGCCCACGATCGCAGACTCGCGGGCGTCGGGCGCGATCATCGCCGTCGCGGGCATCACCGGGCGCATCCGCGGCATGAAGCGGAAGCTCCCCGATGGCCAGAGCGTGCGACCGTCGCTGGTTCTGATCGACGATCCGCAGACGGACGAGTCGGCGCGCAGCCCGAGCCAGTGCGCGGCGCGCGAGCGCATCCTCGCGGGTGCCATCCTCGGACTCGCGGGCCCCGGCAAGAAGATCGCGGGACTGATGACGCTGACCGTGGTTCGGCCCGACGACCTGGCCGACCGGCTCCTCGACCGTGAGCGCCATCCCACATGGCAGGGCGAGCGCACCAAGATGGTGTACGCGTTCCCGACTGATGAGACGCTTTGGGCGCGGTACGCCGAGCTCCGCGCGGATGGTCTCCGCAATGATCGCGGCATCGGCGAAGCGACAGCATTCTACGAGGCCAACCGCGCAGCGATGGATGACGGCGCCGTGGTCGCATGGCCCGCCCGCTTCAACCATGACGAACGCTCGGCCATTCAGCACGCGATGAACCTGCGCTACCTCGACGAGGCCGCGTTCTGGGCCGAGTACCAGAACGAGCCGCTGCCCGAGGTAACCGCGGACGACGACCTGCTCACCGCCGAGCAGATCGCGGCCAAGACCAACGGCATCCCGCGTGGCGTTGTGCCGACGACCTGCACGCGGCTGACGATGTTCATCGACGTGCAGGGGAAGCTGCTCTACTGGCTCGTCGCGGCGTGGGAGGACGACTTCACCGGCTACGTCGTGGACTACGGCGCGTGGCCCGACCAGAAGGCGGCGTACTTCGCCTTGCGCGATGCGCGGGTCACGCTCCAGACGGCGCTGCCGCGAGCGGGCCAGGAGGGCGCGATCTACGCGGGGCTGGAAGCGCTGGTCGCGGAACGCGTCGGCCGGTCGTGGCGGCGCGATGATGGCTCCGAGGTGCGGATCGAGCGCTGTCTGATCGATGCGAACTGGGGCCAGTCGTCGGACGTCGTCTACCAGTTCTGCCGCCAGACGAGCTTCGGCGGCATCGTGATGCCCGGGCACGGCCGCTACGTCGGCGCGTCGAGCATCCCCTTCGCCGAGCACAAGCGCAAGCGCGGCGAGCGGGTCGGGCTCAACTGGCGCGTGCCGGTGGTGACGGGTCGCCGCGGCGTGCGGCATGCGCTCTTCGACAGCAACTACTGGAAGAGCTTCGTGCATGCCCGGCTGGCGGTCCCGATGGGCGACCCGGGCTGCCTCTCGCTCTTCGGCCGCGCGGCGGAGTCGCATCGGCTGCTCGCCGACCACCTGACCAGCGAGTACCGCGTCCAGACGAGCGGTCGCGGACGCACGGTGGACGAATGGAAACTGCGGCTGAGCGGGGCCGACAACCACTGGCTCGACTGCTTGGTCGGCGCGGCGGTGGCGGCCTCGATGCAGGGCACGGTGCTGTTCGGGACGGACGCCAAGCCGGAGACCCGGCCCCGGGTCCGGCTCTCGGAGATCCGGAGGGCCAAGGCGTGA
- a CDS encoding winged helix-turn-helix domain-containing protein: MTMSNPRKKSTTKKATTKKAPRMSASAARAEGAQRTKRALADAKAATEANLKAIAAADQENAAKRDERATSADAMTASERAMAKAKAPSNRTNKTATKAAKPKPEPSTKRISGLDLAAKVLASAKEPLNAKTIAERAIAAGWKTSGATPHATLYAAMIREIAAKGKDARFRKTDRGLFTAAGKGA; encoded by the coding sequence ATGACCATGTCGAACCCCCGGAAGAAGTCCACCACCAAGAAGGCCACCACGAAGAAGGCGCCTCGCATGTCCGCCAGCGCGGCCCGGGCCGAGGGCGCTCAGCGCACCAAGCGGGCGCTCGCGGACGCCAAGGCAGCGACCGAGGCGAACCTCAAGGCGATCGCCGCCGCCGATCAGGAGAACGCGGCGAAGCGCGACGAACGCGCCACCAGCGCCGACGCCATGACCGCCAGCGAGCGCGCGATGGCGAAGGCGAAGGCCCCGTCCAACCGCACCAACAAGACCGCGACGAAGGCGGCCAAGCCGAAGCCCGAGCCCTCGACCAAGCGCATCAGCGGGCTCGACCTGGCGGCCAAGGTGCTCGCGTCGGCCAAGGAGCCGCTCAACGCCAAGACGATCGCGGAGCGCGCCATCGCCGCGGGCTGGAAGACCAGCGGCGCGACGCCGCACGCGACGCTCTACGCCGCGATGATCCGCGAGATCGCAGCCAAGGGGAAGGACGCGCGCTTCCGCAAGACCGACCGCGGCCTGTTCACCGCCGCAGGGAAGGGAGCGTGA